In one Bactrocera tryoni isolate S06 chromosome 5, CSIRO_BtryS06_freeze2, whole genome shotgun sequence genomic region, the following are encoded:
- the LOC120778088 gene encoding gustatory receptor for sugar taste 64e, giving the protein MKVAANVTKNWLQRQQVRLQNIKVWQRSRKVGSGLLELKEWSAKPISAKQRKRQIGMVRVRNLFRRGTKKDYEHSGSFLEAIGPVLLLAQFFALMPVCGILSKTASEVYFSWKSVRTCYAMLVIFCLGPASLCTIAFAFRERFNFDTVEAIVFYVSIFLIAMAFFQLARKWPALMVQWESIESKLPPLKTEMQRAALAHRIKMITLVATMCSMVEHLLSMLGIIYYVNGCPTIPGHPIRSFLYTNWSQYFYFFDYTDWAGIFGKVLNVLSTFAWNFNDIFVMAVSVALSARFRQLNEHMLRVAKRPTSEKFWIENRINYRNLCKLCEATDDTISIITLLCFSNNLFFICGKILKSLQKKPSFSHTMYFWFSLGFLLMRTLMLSLYSAEINDESKRPLVVFRSVPSVSWCRELKRFSEEVTTDVVALSGMKFFHLTRGLVLTVAGSIVTYELVLLQFNKEGKVNDCYEG; this is encoded by the exons ATGAAGGTGGCGGCAAACGTCACGAAAAATTGGCTGCAACGTCAGCAAGTGCGCTTACAGAATATCAAAGTGTGGCAGCGTAGTCGCAAAGTGGGCAGCGG TTTGCTTGAACTGAAAGAATGGAGTGCTAAGCCAATATCGGCAAAACAGCGTAAAAGACAGATTGGCATGGTGCGAG TACGAAATTTATTTCGGCGTGGTACAAAAAAAGATTATGAACATTCGGGCAGTTTTTTAGAGGCCATTGGCCCAG TTTTGCTGCTAGCTCAGTTCTTCGCCTTGATGCCTGTTTGTGGCATATTATCGAAAACTGCTTCGGAGGTGTATTTTTCGTGGAAATCTGTGCGCACATGCTACGCAATGCTGGTGATTTTTTGCCTTGGACCGGCCAGCCTGTGCACCATCGCCTTTGCTTTTCGCGAAAGATTTAACTTCGATACAGTGG aAGCGATCGTCTTTTATGTTTCAATATTTCTAATAGCAATGGCATTTTTTCAATTGGCCCGCAAGTGGCCGGCGTTAATGGTGCAGTGGGAGAGTATTGAGTCCAAGTTGCCGCCGCTGAAAACGGAAATGCAGAGAGCAGCATTGGCCCATCGCATAAAAATGATCACTCTGGTGGCGACTATGTGCTCCATGG TGGAACACTTGCTTAGCATGTTGGGCATTATCTATTATGTGAATGGGTGTCCCACAATACCAGGGCACCCTATCCGGAGTTTTCTATATACCAACTGGTCGCAGTATTTCTACTTCTTTGATTACACCGATTGGGCGGGCATCTTCGGCAAAGTGTTGAATGTGTTATCGACGTTCGCATGGAATTTCAATGACATATTCGTGATGGCAGTGAGCGTGGCGCTCTCTGCACGTTTCCGCCAACTTAACGAGCATATGTTGCGCGTAGCTAAGCGG CCAACGAGCGAGAAATTCTGGATTGAAAATCGCATAAACTACCGTAATTTGTGTAAATTATGTGAAGCAACTGATGACACGATTTCGATAATCACACTGCTGTGTTTCTCTAATAACTTGTTTTTCATCTGTGGTAAAATTCTTAAGAGTCTACA aaAGAAGCCATCTTTTTCACATACAATGTACTTTTGGTTCTCTTTGGGCTTCCTCTTGATGCGCACCTTAATGTTGTCGTTATATAGTGCTGAAATTAATGATGAATCAAAACGGCCGCTGGTAGTATTTCGGAGTGTGCCAAGTGTGTCCTGGTGCCGTGAG CTTAAGCGTTTCTCGGAAGAAGTGACCACAGATGTTGTTGCGTTGTCAGGCATGAAATTCTTTCATCTTACGCGTGGTCTTGTGCTTACG